Proteins encoded in a region of the Phaenicophaeus curvirostris isolate KB17595 chromosome 1, BPBGC_Pcur_1.0, whole genome shotgun sequence genome:
- the ICOSLG gene encoding ICOS ligand gives MEPWRYGFLLLVLHTMRAVIALEEIIVGKPGDNATLSCIYRGRELLLKNLRVYWQIADDQEECSVVHALISGQDNESEQCIHFKNRTQLFWDRLENGDFSLLLLNVSKSDKHTYKCVVLQKTEYTKVIHQAKVVLSLAASYSKPILSGPIRNSDSTGEEVTFSCKSGNGYPKPSVYWINKTDNSHLSPSELKITPHPDGTYSVFSTLKVNATSNMEIECSIENKILHESLSANYTQQNQSDSSSTESHKNLEKNGRGAQAAGIISIVILIGLLVGLTCWLWRRRSSKLISYSDVQPNEDKGGLNSPV, from the exons TTATTGCACTGGAGGAGATCATCGTCGGTAAACCTGGAGACAACGCCACACTGAGTTGCATTTATCGAGGAAGAGAACTGCTCTTAAAAAATTTAAGAGTGTATTGGCAAATAGCCGATGATCAAGAGGAATGCTCAGTGGTACATGCACTGATCTCAGGTCAAGACAACGAAAGCGAACAGTGTATTCACTTTAAAAACAGGACTCAGTTATTCTGGGATAGATTGGAAAATGGTGATTTTTCTCTGCTACTGCTAAACGTCAGCAAGAGTGACAAACATACATACAAATGTGTAGTACTGCAGAAAACTGAGTATACCAAAGTGATTCACCAGGCAAAAGTGGTTCTCAGTTTAGCGG cTAGCTATAGCAAACCAATACTCAGTGGGCCGATAAGAAACAGTGACAGCACTGGAGAGGAGGTTACTTTCAGCTGCAAGTCTGGCAATGGGTACCCAAAGCCCAGCGTTTACTGGATAAATAAAACCGACAACAGCCACCTGTCTCCATCAGAGCTAAAGATCACCCCCCACCCCGATGGCACTTACAGTGTTTTTAGCACACTGAAGGTTAATGCCACTTCGAACATGGAAATAGAGTGCtccatagaaaataaaatactgcatgAAAGCCTGTCAGCCAACT ACACACAGCAGAATCAAAGTGATAGTTCTAGCACAGAAAGTCAcaaaaacctggaaaaaaatggaagaggtGCTCAAGCAGCTGGCATCATTTCCATTGTCATTCTGATAGGTCTTCTAGTTGGTTTAACCTGTTGGCTGTGGAGACGGAGATCCTCTAAACTAATTTCCTACTCAG ATGTCCAACCAAATGAAGACAAAGGAGGACTCAACT